Proteins co-encoded in one Novosphingobium sp. PP1Y genomic window:
- a CDS encoding DUF885 domain-containing protein, which produces MKHKLLAGLACLAMGACATAAPPPEAPMAAAPAAEAPASAWKAFVQKTIDDWMIQDPAFAVYQGAHQFDGRLPDWSEAGLAKRAAFLHSVIDRANAFTGLSDADRFERDYLVQVAKGSLFWIEDADQPHTNPTWYINGGLDPNVYVSRNYADKATRMKAMIGFFKAVPTAAKNIRANLKPQMPASFIKLGVAGFGGFAEYYRGDARAAFADVQDPALQAEFKATSEAAANAMQQLADWLAAATPTQDFALGAERFSRMLAATEAVDAPLDELEAVGQADLKRNQEALKKACAAYAPGKDIQGCFDKMRADKPEGGPVTAARKQIPDLTAFVRAHDLVTIPGTEQALVEESPPYNRQNSAYIDPPGPFEKGIPSIYYISPPDPSWSKQKQQDYIPGKNDLLFTSVHEVMPGHFLQFLHSNRSPSWVGRLWVGYAFAEGWAHYAEEMMWDAGLGDGDPGVHVGQLSNALLRNCRYLSAIGLHARGMTQEQSKRMFMDECYQDEGTAEQQAARGTYDPAYLNYTLGKLMIRKLRDDWTASRGGRGAWKQFHDSFLSYGGPPIPLVRQAMMHEDAPHAVF; this is translated from the coding sequence ATGAAACACAAACTGCTGGCAGGTCTGGCCTGCCTTGCAATGGGAGCCTGTGCAACCGCCGCGCCCCCTCCCGAAGCGCCGATGGCGGCCGCACCTGCGGCCGAGGCTCCGGCAAGCGCGTGGAAGGCCTTCGTCCAGAAGACCATCGACGACTGGATGATCCAGGACCCTGCCTTCGCCGTCTATCAGGGCGCACACCAGTTCGACGGCAGGCTGCCCGACTGGAGCGAAGCCGGTCTCGCCAAACGTGCCGCCTTCCTCCACTCGGTCATCGACCGGGCGAACGCCTTCACCGGCCTGTCCGACGCCGACAGGTTCGAGCGCGATTACCTGGTGCAGGTTGCCAAGGGCAGCCTCTTCTGGATCGAAGATGCCGACCAGCCGCACACAAACCCAACCTGGTACATCAACGGCGGGCTCGACCCGAACGTCTATGTCAGCCGCAACTATGCCGACAAGGCAACGCGGATGAAGGCCATGATCGGTTTCTTCAAGGCGGTGCCGACTGCCGCGAAGAACATCCGCGCCAACCTCAAGCCCCAGATGCCCGCCAGCTTCATCAAGCTGGGCGTCGCCGGCTTCGGCGGTTTCGCGGAGTACTATCGCGGCGATGCCCGCGCAGCCTTTGCCGACGTACAGGACCCTGCGCTGCAGGCCGAGTTCAAGGCCACGTCCGAAGCTGCGGCAAATGCCATGCAACAACTCGCCGACTGGCTCGCCGCAGCCACGCCGACGCAGGACTTCGCGCTGGGAGCCGAGCGTTTCTCGCGCATGCTGGCCGCGACCGAAGCGGTCGATGCCCCGCTGGACGAGCTTGAAGCGGTGGGTCAGGCCGATCTCAAGCGCAACCAGGAGGCGCTGAAGAAAGCCTGCGCCGCCTATGCCCCGGGCAAGGACATCCAGGGCTGTTTCGACAAGATGCGGGCCGACAAGCCAGAGGGTGGACCGGTCACCGCCGCGCGCAAGCAGATCCCCGATCTCACTGCCTTCGTGCGCGCGCACGACCTGGTGACGATCCCGGGAACCGAGCAGGCGCTGGTCGAGGAAAGCCCGCCCTACAACCGGCAGAACTCCGCCTACATCGACCCGCCCGGACCGTTCGAGAAGGGCATCCCCTCGATCTATTACATCTCGCCGCCGGACCCTTCGTGGTCCAAGCAGAAGCAGCAGGACTACATTCCGGGCAAGAACGACCTGCTGTTCACCTCGGTCCATGAAGTCATGCCCGGCCACTTCCTGCAGTTCCTCCACTCGAACCGCTCGCCGTCATGGGTGGGCCGCCTGTGGGTGGGCTATGCCTTCGCCGAAGGGTGGGCGCACTATGCCGAGGAAATGATGTGGGATGCGGGCCTCGGTGACGGCGATCCCGGCGTCCACGTCGGCCAGCTCTCCAACGCCCTGCTGCGCAACTGCCGCTATCTGTCAGCCATCGGGCTGCACGCCCGCGGCATGACGCAGGAGCAGTCCAAGCGCATGTTCATGGACGAATGCTACCAGGACGAGGGCACGGCCGAACAGCAGGCCGCGCGCGGGACCTACGACCCGGCCTACCTCAACTACACGCTGGGCAAGCTGATGATCCGCAAGCTGCGCGACGACTGGACCGCCAGCCGTGGCGGTCGCGGCGCATGGAAGCAGTTCCACGACAGCTTCCTGAGCTACGGCGGCCCGCCGATCCCTCTGGTTCGCCAGGCGATGATGCACGAAGACGCACCGCACGCGGTCTTCTGA
- a CDS encoding Pycsar system effector family protein, translating to MSETVKPEEAASDVPACHGPARHEPDRRQAGLYDDRTYSVHAIHMVRTAMTNHAVLSQMADHKANILMGVTFLVFTLSVSAFGGGNYRVSLLILVLSAFLSALFAMAAVTPKVTPPKLSDDELDNLLFFGVFTGLPQEEFIDRAMQRAETDGRVLSTMLRDIYQNGVVLQRKKYRYLSYAFRTFRIGLVLAFAAFVLEAAVPIF from the coding sequence ATGTCCGAAACGGTGAAGCCAGAGGAAGCCGCTTCGGACGTGCCTGCCTGCCATGGACCCGCCCGCCATGAGCCCGACCGCAGGCAGGCCGGGCTCTACGACGACAGGACCTATTCGGTGCACGCCATCCACATGGTGCGCACTGCCATGACCAATCACGCCGTGCTCAGCCAGATGGCCGATCACAAGGCGAATATCCTCATGGGCGTGACATTCCTCGTGTTCACCTTGTCGGTGAGCGCGTTCGGCGGCGGCAACTACCGCGTCTCGCTGCTCATCCTCGTCCTCTCCGCTTTCCTGTCGGCGCTGTTCGCGATGGCGGCGGTGACGCCAAAGGTGACTCCGCCAAAGTTGTCGGACGACGAGCTGGACAATCTTCTCTTCTTCGGGGTCTTTACCGGATTGCCGCAGGAGGAATTCATCGACCGTGCCATGCAGCGTGCAGAAACCGATGGCCGGGTGCTGAGCACGATGTTGCGGGACATCTACCAGAACGGCGTGGTGCTCCAGCGCAAGAAGTATCGCTATCTTTCCTATGCCTTCCGAACCTTTCGGATCGGTCTGGTTCTGGCGTTCGCCGCCTTCGTGCTGGAAGCTGCGGTCCCTATCTTTTGA
- a CDS encoding response regulator transcription factor yields the protein MDQNQKRRATVSYEMSKRGIYIVPFEAVEELASRWPDAGMILIADDNNNIATLTHLMLQMEKWLPFVAFAENPTTSQIVRAVNEGAVGYSDSPTNVDEFCKTVEEARVSIDRIGHIRARAIRAKKSIESLTRREMEVLEGLAQGLTNRAVAEQLEISHRTVEIHRANLLTKLGDVGINAAIRLLIEARII from the coding sequence GTGGATCAGAATCAAAAGCGCCGCGCGACGGTGAGCTACGAAATGTCGAAGCGTGGCATCTATATCGTTCCTTTCGAAGCGGTTGAGGAACTGGCATCGCGCTGGCCCGATGCGGGCATGATTCTCATCGCGGACGACAACAACAACATCGCCACGCTCACCCACCTCATGCTGCAGATGGAGAAATGGCTTCCCTTCGTCGCCTTTGCTGAAAATCCGACGACGTCGCAGATCGTGCGGGCCGTGAATGAAGGTGCGGTGGGCTACAGCGACAGCCCGACCAATGTCGACGAATTCTGCAAGACGGTCGAGGAAGCGCGCGTCTCCATAGACCGCATCGGCCACATCCGCGCGCGCGCGATCCGGGCCAAGAAGTCGATCGAAAGCCTGACGCGCCGTGAAATGGAAGTGCTGGAAGGTCTTGCCCAGGGTCTGACCAACCGCGCCGTCGCCGAGCAGCTCGAAATCAGCCACCGGACCGTGGAAATCCACCGCGCGAACCTGCTCACCAAGCTGGGCGATGTCGGCATCAACGCCGCAATCCGCCTGCTCATCGAGGCGCGCATCATCTGA
- a CDS encoding replication-associated recombination protein A, translated as MADLFAEDIPATPPDEPREDAPLADRLRPRTLADVVGQEHLTGPEGAIGRMVAAGRLSSMILWGPPGTGKTSTARLLADAVGMRFAAVSAVFSGVADLKKAFAEAEVAARAGQRTLLFVDEIHRFNRAQQDGFLPFVERGTVTLVGATTENPSFALNAALLSRAQVLILHRLDAGALGALIDKAEALEGPLPLDAAAREALIASADGDGRFLLNQAETLYAAKIAEKLDPAGLGQFLQRRVAVYDKDRDGHYNLISALHKSLRGSDPQAALYYLARMLTAGEEPLYVLRRLVRFASEDVGLADPQALVQCLAAKDAYEFLGSPEGELAIVQACLYLATAPKSNAAYMAFKSSFRSAKETGSLSPPANILNAPTKLMKDIGYGKDYAYDHDAPDGFSGDNYWPEEMAPQTYYAPVERGFEREILKRIDWWNRKRAERREQ; from the coding sequence ATGGCCGACCTGTTTGCCGAAGATATTCCCGCAACGCCTCCCGACGAACCGCGCGAGGATGCTCCGCTCGCCGACCGGCTGCGACCGCGCACGCTGGCCGACGTGGTCGGGCAGGAGCACCTGACCGGTCCGGAAGGCGCGATCGGACGCATGGTCGCGGCCGGACGCCTGTCCTCGATGATCCTGTGGGGTCCGCCCGGCACCGGCAAGACGAGCACGGCGCGCCTGCTGGCCGATGCCGTGGGCATGCGCTTTGCCGCGGTCTCCGCCGTCTTTTCCGGGGTGGCAGACCTCAAGAAGGCCTTCGCAGAGGCCGAAGTGGCCGCAAGGGCCGGGCAACGCACCCTGCTATTCGTGGACGAGATCCACCGCTTCAACCGGGCCCAGCAGGATGGCTTCCTGCCCTTCGTCGAGCGCGGCACCGTCACCCTCGTCGGGGCGACGACCGAGAACCCCAGCTTCGCGCTCAACGCCGCCCTCCTGAGCCGGGCGCAAGTGCTGATCCTGCACCGCCTCGACGCCGGGGCGCTGGGTGCGCTGATCGACAAGGCCGAGGCGCTGGAAGGCCCCCTCCCCCTCGATGCCGCGGCGCGTGAGGCGCTGATCGCATCGGCCGACGGCGATGGCCGCTTCCTGCTCAATCAGGCCGAGACGCTCTATGCCGCCAAGATCGCGGAAAAGCTCGACCCGGCCGGGCTCGGCCAGTTCCTGCAGCGGCGCGTGGCCGTCTATGACAAGGACCGCGACGGCCACTACAACCTGATCTCGGCGCTGCACAAAAGCCTGCGCGGATCCGATCCGCAGGCCGCGCTCTACTATCTCGCCCGAATGCTGACGGCGGGCGAGGAACCGCTCTACGTCCTGCGCCGCCTGGTGCGTTTCGCCTCGGAAGACGTCGGACTGGCCGATCCCCAGGCCCTCGTCCAGTGCCTTGCTGCCAAGGATGCCTACGAATTCCTCGGCTCGCCCGAAGGCGAACTGGCGATCGTGCAGGCCTGCCTCTACCTCGCCACCGCCCCCAAATCGAATGCGGCCTACATGGCGTTCAAGTCCTCGTTCCGCAGCGCAAAGGAAACCGGTTCGCTCAGCCCGCCGGCCAACATCCTGAACGCGCCGACCAAGCTTATGAAGGACATCGGCTACGGCAAGGACTACGCCTACGACCACGACGCGCCCGACGGCTTTTCCGGCGACAATTACTGGCCCGAAGAGATGGCTCCGCAGACCTACTATGCGCCGGTAGAGCGCGGTTTCGAACGCGAGATCCTCAAGCGCATCGACTGGTGGAACCGCAAGCGCGCCGAGCGGCGCGAGCAGTGA